AGCGCTAAGTCGACCAGATGCGCCTTGCTGTGGGCGTTAAACTTAGCTCTTAGGCGTGCGACGTAACCTTCGAAGGTCTTAATTGAAATTCCCATCGCTTCCGCTATGTAGGTTGGCTTTTTGCCATACAGCATTAAAAACAGCACTTCTTGTTCTCTCGGTGTCAGCTTTTCACTTCCCGGAGAAGAGACTTCCCACTTGGTGACTTTAAGATCGGAGAGAATTCCGGTTGCCCGACATACCCAGTGACCGACTTCTAAAATAGCGGTATCGGTGAGATCTTGACCAAAGAAAATTGTGCCTTGCACTTCGCCTTGAGCATTATACCAAGGCTTTTTACTGAAAATGTGCGCACGCCATGAGCCATCAGGGTAGGGGTGAACATCCAACACTTTAATCGAACATTGTTGTTCGATAACGAGTTGGTCTTGGGCACGAAAATCTTGTGCGCAGTTGGAGGTTTGGCAAGGAACATCTTGATCTGATAGACCGATGAGTTGCTCTGAAGTTTGAAAGCCAACGAGTTGAGCATAGGCTGTATTAGCGTATACAAAGACAGAATTTAAGTCTTTGCACCC
This window of the Vibrio panuliri genome carries:
- a CDS encoding helix-turn-helix transcriptional regulator; this translates as MSVDSLVNQLPGYWGCKDLNSVFVYANTAYAQLVGFQTSEQLIGLSDQDVPCQTSNCAQDFRAQDQLVIEQQCSIKVLDVHPYPDGSWRAHIFSKKPWYNAQGEVQGTIFFGQDLTDTAILEVGHWVCRATGILSDLKVTKWEVSSPGSEKLTPREQEVLFLMLYGKKPTYIAEAMGISIKTFEGYVARLRAKFNAHSKAHLVDLALERGYGSYIPQTMLKTQLSVVIHNELVTELTE